A genomic region of Streptomyces rimosus contains the following coding sequences:
- a CDS encoding DUF4334 domain-containing protein, producing the protein MSTEQEAHALQGTQETQEIREILDTIASGGEYANAKLAELFDRLEPVDLGVLTGTWQGGGFERTSENAVLLAKMRWYGKRFIDADHVEPLLCRDESGAVYSYEEMGLATLHEVVYRGKQSTAMVYDQLPVIDHFRRLTDDVLLGVVAKKGAPADFYFHLTRVSAASTTPSRPAGDGG; encoded by the coding sequence ATGAGTACCGAGCAGGAGGCACACGCATTGCAGGGCACACAGGAAACTCAAGAGATACGGGAAATACTGGACACCATCGCGTCCGGCGGCGAGTACGCCAACGCGAAACTGGCGGAACTCTTCGACCGCCTCGAACCGGTCGACCTCGGCGTCCTCACCGGCACCTGGCAGGGCGGCGGCTTCGAGCGGACCAGCGAGAACGCCGTGCTGCTGGCGAAGATGCGGTGGTACGGCAAGCGGTTCATCGACGCCGATCACGTGGAGCCGCTGTTGTGCCGCGACGAGAGCGGGGCCGTGTACTCGTACGAGGAGATGGGCCTCGCGACGCTGCACGAGGTCGTCTACCGCGGTAAACAGTCCACGGCGATGGTCTATGACCAGTTGCCCGTCATCGACCACTTCCGTCGGCTCACCGACGATGTGCTGCTGGGCGTGGTGGCCAAGAAGGGCGCTCCGGCGGATTTCTACTTCCATCTCACCCGCGTATCCGCCGCCTCCACAACACCGTCGCGGCCTGCCGGGGACGGCGGGTAA
- the argG gene encoding argininosuccinate synthase — translation MSKVLTSLPAGERVGIAFSGGLDTSVAVAWMRDKGAVPCTYTADIGQYDEPDIASVPGRAKTYGAEVARLVDCRAALVEEGLAALACGAFHIRSGGRAYFNTTPLGRAVTGTLLVRAMLEDDVQIWGDGSTFKGNDIERFYRYGLLANPNLRIYKPWLDADFVTELGGRKEMSEWLLAHDLPYRDSTEKAYSTDANIWGATHEAKTLEHLDTGVETVEPIMGVRFWDPSVEIPAEDVTIGFEQGRPVTINGKEFATAVDLVMEANAVGGRHGMGMSDQIENRIIEAKSRGIYEAPGMALLHAAYERLVNAIHNEDTLAQYHTEGRRLGRLMYEGRWLDPQALMVRESLQRWVGAAVTGEVTLRLRRGEDYSILDTTGPAFSYHPDKLSMERTEDSAFGPVDRIGQLTMRNLDIADSRAKLEQYAGLGLIGATSPAIGAAQAAATGLIGSMPEGGAEAIASRGVVSGDDELLDRAAMESGTD, via the coding sequence ATGTCCAAGGTCCTCACCTCCCTCCCCGCCGGCGAGCGCGTCGGCATCGCCTTCTCCGGTGGTCTCGACACCTCCGTCGCGGTCGCGTGGATGCGCGACAAGGGTGCCGTCCCGTGCACCTACACCGCCGACATCGGCCAGTACGACGAGCCGGACATCGCCTCCGTGCCCGGCCGCGCGAAAACCTACGGTGCCGAGGTCGCGCGCCTGGTCGACTGCCGTGCCGCGCTGGTCGAGGAGGGCCTGGCCGCGCTCGCCTGCGGGGCGTTCCACATCCGCTCGGGCGGACGCGCGTACTTCAACACCACGCCGCTCGGCCGCGCCGTCACGGGCACGCTCCTCGTACGGGCGATGCTCGAGGACGACGTGCAGATCTGGGGCGACGGCTCGACCTTCAAGGGCAACGACATCGAGCGGTTCTACCGGTACGGGCTGCTCGCCAACCCGAACCTGCGGATCTACAAGCCCTGGCTGGACGCGGATTTCGTGACCGAGCTGGGCGGCCGCAAGGAGATGTCGGAGTGGCTGCTCGCCCACGACCTGCCCTACCGCGACAGTACGGAGAAGGCATACTCCACCGACGCCAACATCTGGGGCGCCACCCACGAGGCCAAGACACTGGAGCACCTGGACACCGGCGTGGAGACCGTGGAACCGATCATGGGCGTACGGTTCTGGGACCCCTCGGTCGAGATCCCGGCCGAGGACGTGACGATCGGCTTCGAACAGGGCCGCCCGGTGACGATCAACGGCAAGGAGTTCGCCACCGCCGTCGACCTGGTCATGGAGGCGAACGCCGTCGGCGGTCGGCACGGCATGGGCATGTCGGACCAGATCGAGAACCGGATCATCGAGGCGAAGAGCCGGGGCATCTACGAGGCGCCCGGCATGGCGCTGCTGCACGCGGCGTACGAGCGGCTGGTCAACGCGATCCACAACGAGGACACCCTCGCCCAGTACCACACCGAGGGACGGCGCCTCGGACGGCTGATGTACGAGGGCCGCTGGCTCGACCCGCAGGCACTGATGGTGCGCGAGTCGCTGCAGCGCTGGGTCGGCGCGGCCGTGACCGGCGAGGTGACGCTGCGCCTGCGGCGCGGTGAGGACTACTCGATCCTCGACACCACCGGCCCGGCGTTCAGCTACCACCCCGACAAGCTGTCCATGGAGCGTACCGAGGACTCGGCGTTCGGCCCGGTGGACCGGATCGGCCAGCTCACCATGCGCAACCTCGACATCGCCGACTCGCGCGCCAAGCTCGAACAGTACGCCGGCCTCGGACTGATCGGCGCCACGAGCCCCGCCATCGGCGCCGCCCAGGCCGCGGCGACCGGCCTGATCGGCAGCATGCCGGAGGGCGGCGCCGAGGCCATCGCCTCCCGGGGTGTGGTTTCGGGCGACGACGAGCTGCTGGACCGGGCCGCGATGGAGTCGGGGACGGACTGA
- a CDS encoding PhzF family phenazine biosynthesis protein, which translates to MVDCLLAHAFVDDNGEFGNPVLVVIEPDGGGLPQDRRQELADRLGIPAVAFVRSPPARRTSIAIHGSYGLPIRFGGHPVLGTLEVLHHLGHTVEEIVPEAGPVACRRDAEGICRLTAPATWSKPWRHLQMASAAEIDALTGLPDGEDFTQVWAWTDEAAGEVRARLWAPRIGKGEDEACGSASMLLTLQHGRPLRVLHGRGSVIHTSPAGDGLVELGGRCAVRTPAEEVTAAVDRAYGRG; encoded by the coding sequence ATGGTGGACTGCCTGCTTGCCCACGCTTTCGTCGACGACAACGGGGAGTTCGGGAATCCCGTACTCGTGGTGATCGAGCCGGACGGCGGCGGTCTCCCCCAGGACCGGCGGCAGGAGCTGGCCGACCGGCTCGGTATCCCCGCGGTCGCCTTCGTCCGCTCCCCGCCCGCGCGGCGTACGTCGATCGCCATCCACGGCTCGTACGGCCTGCCGATCCGGTTCGGCGGCCACCCCGTACTCGGCACGCTCGAAGTCCTCCACCACCTGGGGCACACCGTCGAGGAGATCGTCCCGGAGGCCGGACCGGTCGCCTGCCGGCGCGACGCGGAGGGAATCTGCCGGCTGACCGCGCCCGCCACCTGGTCCAAGCCGTGGCGCCATCTGCAGATGGCGTCCGCCGCGGAGATCGACGCGCTGACCGGGCTGCCGGACGGGGAGGATTTCACTCAGGTCTGGGCCTGGACGGACGAGGCCGCCGGTGAGGTCCGCGCGCGGCTGTGGGCCCCGCGGATCGGAAAGGGCGAGGACGAAGCCTGCGGCAGCGCGTCGATGCTGCTCACCCTGCAGCACGGGCGCCCGCTGCGGGTCCTGCACGGGCGGGGCTCGGTCATACACACCTCCCCCGCCGGTGACGGCCTGGTCGAACTCGGCGGCCGGTGCGCGGTACGAACGCCCGCCGAGGAGGTGACCGCCGCGGTGGACCGGGCCTACGGCCGGGGCTGA
- a CDS encoding DUF4279 domain-containing protein, with translation MLLEQYVYFALSSERMTAREMTVLLGVQPDETSVRGSRSSQPAIPVCHRWKIVCREPGLRVDEQIAHVLDRLRPHTDRIAGLVKQLADEPGAEGTAVLEVVRYFRDAHEPGDDGDNGDDEQSGTEKPNLLGWSLDRKVLEFLAVTGAVLDVDEYDMTG, from the coding sequence ATGCTTCTTGAACAGTACGTTTACTTCGCTCTGTCCAGTGAGCGCATGACCGCGCGGGAGATGACGGTGCTCCTGGGCGTCCAGCCCGACGAGACCTCGGTTCGCGGCAGCCGCAGCAGCCAACCTGCCATACCTGTGTGCCACAGATGGAAGATCGTGTGCCGGGAGCCGGGCTTGAGGGTCGATGAGCAGATCGCCCATGTTCTGGACCGGCTTCGACCACATACGGATCGCATTGCCGGGCTCGTGAAACAGCTGGCTGACGAGCCCGGGGCGGAGGGCACCGCGGTGTTGGAGGTGGTGCGCTATTTCAGGGATGCCCATGAGCCCGGCGATGACGGCGACAACGGCGATGACGAGCAATCAGGTACGGAGAAGCCCAACCTCCTCGGGTGGTCGTTGGACCGGAAGGTGCTGGAGTTCCTCGCCGTCACCGGGGCCGTCCTGGACGTCGATGAGTACGACATGACGGGCTGA
- a CDS encoding TetR/AcrR family transcriptional regulator: protein MASRSQSTRARSPEAKRAREATILAAATRLATANGIRSVTLTDIAAEVGMHKSAMLRYFETREEIFLRLAAAGWVEWSQAVRTQLADATPGADGEDAASAADAANDASTANAMNSVGHESRPHAVAALLAESLVARPLFCDLLAHTPMNLERNVSLESVRAFKLTAIAEVTAAGDALRRVVALSPAQAGNVVATATSMAGALWQMAAPGTELRRLYESDPHLAHAVVDVAPRLTDILGGLLRGYGADG, encoded by the coding sequence ATGGCCAGCCGCAGTCAGTCCACGAGAGCCCGCAGCCCCGAGGCCAAACGCGCCCGCGAGGCCACGATCCTCGCCGCGGCAACCCGTCTGGCCACCGCGAACGGCATCCGATCGGTGACCTTGACCGACATCGCCGCCGAGGTCGGCATGCACAAGTCGGCGATGCTGCGCTACTTCGAGACCCGCGAAGAGATCTTCCTGCGCCTGGCTGCCGCCGGGTGGGTGGAGTGGTCGCAGGCGGTACGCACGCAGCTCGCCGACGCGACGCCCGGCGCGGACGGCGAGGACGCGGCGAGCGCCGCCGACGCCGCGAATGACGCAAGCACCGCGAATGCCATGAACAGCGTGGGCCACGAGTCGCGCCCGCACGCGGTCGCCGCCCTGCTGGCCGAGTCGCTGGTGGCGCGGCCCCTGTTCTGCGACCTGCTCGCGCACACGCCGATGAACCTGGAGCGCAACGTCTCGCTGGAGAGCGTACGGGCCTTCAAACTGACCGCGATCGCCGAGGTCACGGCCGCGGGCGACGCACTGCGCCGAGTGGTCGCGCTGAGCCCCGCCCAGGCCGGCAACGTCGTCGCCACGGCTACGTCGATGGCCGGAGCACTGTGGCAAATGGCCGCCCCGGGCACCGAACTCCGCCGCCTGTACGAGTCGGACCCGCACCTCGCCCACGCCGTCGTCGACGTGGCCCCCCGGCTGACGGACATCTTGGGCGGGCTGCTTCGGGGCTACGGGGCCGACGGCTAG
- a CDS encoding restriction endonuclease, translating into MVTLVLSVLAVAAVAVVVVGLVRAGQREARAERIRRQEEERREARRSLEAVWKMNGRQFEEHVAELCRRDGCTQVRQVGGAGDLGADVIGYLPDGRKLVIQCKRYAKHRSVGSRDLQTFNGTARDEHGADIPVFVASCVFTQQARAFAARRQLVLIDVNLLGFWNGGTPLTAFLNLDIGRSGNHRKIAPDD; encoded by the coding sequence ATGGTGACGCTGGTGTTATCGGTGCTGGCTGTTGCGGCGGTGGCCGTGGTGGTCGTGGGGCTGGTGCGTGCGGGGCAGCGTGAGGCGCGTGCCGAGCGGATACGACGGCAGGAGGAGGAACGCCGGGAGGCACGCCGGTCGTTGGAGGCGGTGTGGAAGATGAACGGCCGGCAGTTCGAGGAGCACGTCGCGGAGCTGTGCCGCAGGGACGGCTGCACGCAGGTGCGGCAGGTCGGCGGCGCCGGTGACCTGGGTGCGGATGTCATCGGCTACCTGCCCGACGGCCGAAAACTCGTCATCCAGTGCAAGCGTTACGCCAAGCACCGCTCGGTCGGCAGCCGCGACTTGCAGACTTTCAATGGTACCGCCCGCGACGAACACGGAGCCGATATCCCCGTCTTCGTCGCCTCCTGCGTCTTCACTCAACAAGCGCGCGCCTTCGCTGCCAGGCGCCAACTGGTGCTCATCGACGTCAATCTGCTCGGTTTTTGGAACGGCGGCACGCCCCTGACCGCCTTCTTGAACCTCGACATCGGACGGTCGGGGAACCACCGCAAGATCGCTCCCGACGACTGA